A genome region from Solirubrobacter pauli includes the following:
- a CDS encoding FliO/MopB family protein, with protein sequence MRTLHAIFPAAAAATFGCLLTAPVAFAADGENTKLNLDNEAGKAAETASGASGGSIVRTIFGLAVVLGVIYGLHWVLKQVKKAKDSTDSGEALETIATLNLGTNRSLHLVRVGGEIVLLGAAEHQVTPIRRYSEAEAYSLGLLEPPSMTLASLEAEVEQPRGLMSVLRAKTVVK encoded by the coding sequence ATGCGGACCCTCCACGCCATCTTCCCTGCGGCTGCCGCAGCCACCTTCGGCTGCCTGCTCACCGCCCCCGTCGCCTTCGCGGCCGACGGGGAGAACACCAAGCTGAACCTCGACAACGAGGCCGGCAAGGCCGCGGAGACCGCTTCGGGCGCCTCCGGTGGCAGCATCGTCCGGACGATCTTCGGGCTGGCCGTCGTGCTGGGCGTGATCTACGGCCTCCACTGGGTACTCAAGCAGGTCAAGAAGGCCAAGGACTCCACCGACAGCGGTGAGGCGCTCGAGACCATCGCGACGCTGAATCTCGGCACCAACCGCTCGCTGCACCTCGTGCGCGTCGGTGGGGAGATCGTCCTGCTGGGCGCCGCCGAGCACCAGGTCACGCCGATCCGCCGCTACAGCGAGGCCGAGGCCTACTCGCTCGGCCTGCTCGAGCCGCCGTCGATGACGCTGGCGAGCCTCGAGGCCGAGGTCGAGCAGCCGCGCGGCCTGATGAGCGTGCTGCGCGCGAAGACGGTGGTCAAGTGA
- a CDS encoding YihY/virulence factor BrkB family protein codes for MVHRAARAVASFWRKAYEDGITGLAAMVAYNLLLSIFPLALISLFVASRVVRSPELAASVINDARTIFPTAAESTLVDGIRRLQESSTTVGIVAVVSSLWVGASFWGALDTAFCRIYHRPCRSWVHQKLFGFAMLAVVLVFIAASVAVPTVQALLVSSAKDLPFGLAGTDDVVYFASVGLGLLVLFGALCITYAAVPKGPIPWACVWPGALGATLATGIVDVTFPVYLTNISTLRIGTSAVFVLIALVWFYVLALIVLSGAVINELRFERLRYRRGGTVDVGVPRAATDRPVVPAPMPGATAPAGTSGGGPDGPASSSSQP; via the coding sequence GTGGTTCATCGCGCCGCCCGTGCTGTCGCCTCCTTCTGGCGCAAGGCCTACGAGGACGGGATCACCGGCCTCGCCGCGATGGTGGCGTACAACCTGCTGCTGTCGATCTTCCCGCTCGCGCTGATCTCGCTGTTCGTCGCGAGCCGCGTCGTGCGCTCCCCGGAGCTCGCCGCGTCCGTCATCAACGACGCGCGCACGATCTTCCCGACCGCCGCGGAGAGCACGCTGGTGGACGGCATCCGCCGGCTCCAGGAGTCCTCGACGACGGTCGGCATCGTCGCCGTCGTCTCCTCGCTGTGGGTCGGCGCGTCCTTCTGGGGCGCGCTGGACACCGCGTTCTGCCGGATCTACCACCGGCCGTGCCGCTCCTGGGTGCACCAGAAGCTGTTCGGCTTCGCGATGCTGGCGGTCGTGCTCGTCTTCATCGCGGCGAGCGTCGCGGTGCCGACCGTGCAGGCGCTGCTGGTGTCGAGCGCCAAGGACCTGCCGTTCGGCCTCGCCGGGACCGACGACGTCGTCTACTTCGCGTCGGTCGGGCTCGGCCTGCTGGTGCTGTTCGGCGCGCTCTGCATCACCTACGCCGCGGTGCCGAAGGGCCCGATCCCGTGGGCGTGCGTGTGGCCGGGCGCGCTCGGCGCGACGCTGGCGACCGGGATCGTGGACGTCACGTTCCCGGTCTACCTGACGAACATCTCCACGCTCCGGATCGGCACGAGCGCCGTGTTCGTGCTGATCGCGCTCGTGTGGTTCTACGTGCTGGCGCTGATCGTGCTCTCCGGCGCGGTGATCAACGAGCTGCGGTTTGAACGGCTCCGGTACCGCCGCGGGGGAACTGTCGATGTGGGGGTACCGCGCGCTGCCACGGATCGACCCGTCGTGCCAGCACCGATGCCGGGCGCAACGGCGCCCGCGGGTACATCTGGTGGCGGGCCGGACGGGCCCGCGAGTTCGTCGTCTCAGCCATAG
- the fliN gene encoding flagellar motor switch protein FliN, whose product MAENVDYAPFETTTAGPAEPEAPSAPVTAEELSRLHDVPVELAVEVGRTKMTIREALALGPGSIVTLNRLAGEPVDLLVNGKPIARGEVVVIDEEFGLRVTEVLAPAGSQAADGAEDDA is encoded by the coding sequence ATGGCTGAGAACGTCGATTACGCACCCTTCGAGACCACCACGGCCGGCCCCGCGGAGCCCGAGGCGCCCTCGGCGCCGGTCACCGCGGAGGAGCTCTCCCGCCTGCACGACGTGCCGGTGGAGCTCGCCGTCGAGGTCGGTCGGACGAAGATGACCATCCGCGAGGCGCTCGCGCTCGGCCCGGGGTCGATCGTGACCCTCAACCGCCTGGCCGGCGAGCCCGTCGACCTGCTGGTGAACGGCAAGCCGATCGCCCGCGGCGAGGTCGTCGTGATCGACGAGGAGTTCGGCCTGCGGGTCACTGAAGTCCTCGCGCCGGCCGGCTCTCAGGCCGCTGACGGCGCTGAGGACGACGCCTAG
- a CDS encoding flagellar basal body-associated FliL family protein, with amino-acid sequence MVKKLVPVIALLAILGGAYKFVLAKPAAAEKKPEPKVHGSVYMLEKEFLVNLADGRFAKLQVGLILAHDDTSTAPAGGHGAAPTPPEGYGAMHQEGVVRDVITDTLTDATDKELIEKKGREHLKEEILKDIKKHTDVKVEHVIFSDLTVQ; translated from the coding sequence ATGGTCAAGAAGCTCGTCCCAGTGATCGCCCTGCTCGCCATCCTCGGCGGGGCGTACAAGTTCGTCCTCGCCAAGCCGGCGGCGGCCGAGAAGAAGCCGGAGCCCAAGGTCCACGGCTCGGTCTACATGCTCGAGAAGGAGTTCCTCGTCAACCTCGCCGACGGCCGCTTCGCGAAGCTGCAGGTCGGCCTGATCCTCGCCCACGACGACACGTCGACCGCTCCGGCGGGTGGGCACGGCGCCGCTCCGACGCCCCCCGAGGGCTACGGCGCGATGCATCAGGAAGGCGTTGTCCGCGACGTGATCACGGATACCCTCACTGATGCGACGGACAAGGAGCTCATCGAGAAGAAGGGCCGCGAGCATCTCAAGGAAGAGATCCTCAAGGACATCAAGAAGCACACCGATGTGAAGGTGGAGCACGTCATCTTCTCGGACCTGACGGTCCAGTAA
- a CDS encoding flagellar motor protein MotB: MAGHRKHKGGHHEEEHENEERWLVSFADMMTLLFALFMVLFSISSVNTSKFEALQKSLNDAFSGAVLDGGKSMLNSGSDADDTEQSSVQPPLPSLRPLTEIQPTTSKQTAAEAEKKAKQEEQDFRALKRRIDKLSQQAGLKGKVNVTIRRRGLVIQLLTDKVFFDSGSAQLKPYAKKLVDKIAVVVGDEREHPIVVEGHTDSQPISGSQYPSNWELSGARAGAVIRDFVQNGVLARRVSGGMYANQEPIDTNSTPDGRAKNRRVEIVLSRINSPVPTDTESHP; the protein is encoded by the coding sequence ATGGCCGGTCACCGCAAACACAAGGGCGGGCACCACGAGGAGGAGCACGAGAACGAGGAACGCTGGCTCGTGTCCTTCGCGGACATGATGACGCTCCTCTTCGCGCTCTTCATGGTGCTCTTCTCGATCTCGTCCGTGAACACGTCGAAGTTCGAGGCGCTCCAGAAGTCCCTCAACGACGCGTTCTCCGGCGCGGTCCTGGACGGCGGCAAGTCGATGCTCAACTCGGGCTCCGACGCCGATGACACGGAGCAGTCGTCCGTGCAGCCGCCGTTGCCTTCGCTGCGGCCGTTGACCGAGATCCAGCCGACGACGTCCAAGCAGACCGCCGCCGAGGCCGAGAAGAAGGCCAAGCAGGAGGAGCAGGACTTCCGCGCGCTCAAGCGCCGGATCGACAAGCTCTCTCAGCAGGCAGGGCTGAAGGGCAAGGTCAACGTGACGATCCGTCGCCGCGGCCTGGTCATCCAGCTGCTGACCGACAAGGTGTTCTTCGATTCCGGCTCGGCCCAGCTGAAGCCGTACGCGAAGAAGCTCGTGGACAAGATCGCCGTCGTCGTAGGCGACGAGCGTGAGCATCCGATCGTCGTCGAGGGTCACACCGACTCGCAGCCGATCTCGGGGTCGCAGTACCCCAGCAACTGGGAGCTGTCCGGCGCACGCGCCGGCGCAGTGATCCGGGACTTCGTCCAGAACGGCGTCCTGGCCCGACGGGTCTCCGGTGGCATGTACGCCAACCAGGAGCCCATCGACACCAACTCGACGCCTGACGGGCGTGCGAAGAACCGCCGGGTGGAGATCGTGCTCTCGCGCATCAACTCGCCCGTCCCCACCGACACGGAGTCACATCCCTAG
- a CDS encoding flagellar motor protein — protein MKVSSLIGLAIGIAGLYLGATLEGSNPMAVLNLPAMLIVLGGTLGATVMGTSFDSVKNIPMQYKRIFMSEAPDLNAKVAELVGYAEAARRDGLLALDEVANTIEDPYTKKGLQLVVDGTDPDLVADILESENSAMQKRHAAATQPFEKAGGYAPTMGIIGTVFGLIHVLGNLDQPETLGPMIAAAFIATLIGVASANVIFLPAGARLKQLSQEELHARAMIVEGILSIQAGDNPRVVQEKLLTFVPPKQRPADGESVTAGAGAEKAAA, from the coding sequence ATGAAGGTCTCTTCGCTCATCGGCCTGGCCATCGGGATCGCCGGTCTCTATCTCGGAGCCACGCTCGAAGGCTCCAACCCCATGGCCGTGCTCAACCTGCCGGCCATGCTCATCGTGCTCGGCGGCACCCTCGGCGCCACCGTCATGGGCACCAGCTTCGACTCCGTCAAGAACATCCCGATGCAGTACAAGCGGATCTTCATGTCGGAGGCGCCCGACCTCAACGCGAAGGTCGCGGAGCTCGTCGGCTACGCCGAGGCCGCCCGTCGCGACGGCCTGCTCGCCCTCGACGAGGTCGCCAACACGATCGAGGACCCGTACACCAAGAAGGGCCTCCAGCTCGTCGTCGACGGCACGGACCCGGATCTGGTCGCCGACATCCTCGAGTCCGAGAACAGCGCGATGCAGAAGCGCCACGCGGCGGCTACGCAGCCGTTCGAGAAGGCCGGTGGCTACGCCCCGACGATGGGCATCATCGGCACCGTCTTCGGCCTCATCCACGTGCTCGGCAACCTCGACCAGCCCGAGACGCTCGGCCCGATGATCGCCGCGGCGTTCATCGCGACGCTGATCGGCGTGGCCTCGGCCAACGTCATCTTCCTCCCGGCCGGCGCGCGCCTGAAGCAGCTCTCGCAGGAGGAGCTCCACGCCCGCGCGATGATCGTCGAGGGCATCCTCTCGATCCAGGCCGGCGACAACCCGCGCGTCGTCCAGGAGAAGCTCCTCACCTTCGTCCCGCCGAAGCAGCGGCCCGCCGACGGCGAGTCCGTGACGGCCGGTGCCGGCGCCGAGAAGGCGGCCGCGTAA
- a CDS encoding flagellar FlbD family protein, which yields MIRLHRLSARAEDFYLNPDLIVAIDSTPDTVVTLTTHQKVLVSDSPEVIVAAIQAWRSSILASALPSTPKRRSHDTNLTLVAATSASPPPNTDHEENDR from the coding sequence GTGATCCGTCTCCACCGCCTATCCGCGCGGGCTGAGGACTTCTACCTCAACCCCGACCTGATCGTCGCCATCGACTCGACGCCGGACACGGTGGTGACGCTGACCACGCACCAGAAGGTCCTGGTCTCCGACTCCCCCGAGGTGATCGTCGCCGCCATCCAGGCCTGGCGCTCGTCCATCCTCGCCAGCGCGCTGCCCAGCACCCCCAAGCGCCGCAGCCACGACACCAACCTCACGCTCGTGGCCGCGACCTCCGCCTCTCCCCCTCCAAACACTGATCACGAGGAGAACGACCGATGA
- a CDS encoding flagellar hook-basal body complex protein → MFSAISGLKQHQVMLDVTANDIANVNTVGYKSSRVTFQDSLNQLQRGAAGSNAATGGTNAAQVGLGVKLGSIDNLMSGGTSQTTGSPLDVSIQGEGFFQIGEGNPGTASNSPINPTTYTRAGNFSVSTAGFLTNSAGQYVVGYQLDPGTGNPITTGVAVKIPDNATSVAIDPSGGVSWIDGATGTRQTGYRLTIANFANASGLERVGGNAWAVSANSGAKTVNTPGIGGAGPVSPGTLEMSNVDLSQTFTNMITAQRGFQANSRVISTADEMLQDLVNLKR, encoded by the coding sequence ATGTTTTCCGCGATCAGCGGTCTGAAGCAGCACCAGGTCATGCTCGATGTCACCGCGAATGACATCGCGAACGTGAACACGGTCGGCTACAAGTCGTCGCGCGTCACGTTCCAGGACAGCCTGAACCAGCTTCAGCGCGGCGCGGCCGGCTCGAACGCCGCCACCGGCGGCACGAACGCCGCCCAGGTTGGTCTTGGCGTGAAGCTCGGCTCGATCGACAACCTGATGTCCGGCGGCACGTCGCAGACGACGGGCAGCCCGCTCGACGTCTCGATCCAGGGCGAAGGCTTCTTCCAGATCGGCGAGGGCAACCCGGGCACCGCGTCCAACTCGCCGATCAACCCGACGACCTACACCCGCGCGGGCAACTTCTCGGTCTCGACGGCCGGCTTCCTGACCAACTCGGCCGGCCAGTACGTCGTCGGCTACCAGCTGGACCCGGGCACGGGCAACCCGATCACGACCGGCGTCGCGGTCAAGATCCCGGACAACGCCACGAGCGTGGCCATCGACCCGTCCGGCGGTGTGTCGTGGATCGACGGCGCCACGGGCACGCGGCAGACGGGCTACCGCCTGACGATCGCGAACTTCGCGAACGCCTCGGGCCTCGAGCGCGTCGGCGGCAACGCCTGGGCGGTCTCCGCCAACTCGGGCGCCAAGACGGTCAACACGCCGGGCATCGGCGGCGCCGGCCCCGTGTCCCCGGGCACGCTCGAGATGTCCAACGTCGACCTCTCGCAGACGTTCACCAACATGATCACCGCCCAGCGCGGCTTCCAGGCCAACTCGCGCGTCATCTCCACGGCCGACGAGATGCTGCAGGACCTGGTGAACCTGAAGCGCTAA
- a CDS encoding flagellar hook capping FlgD N-terminal domain-containing protein, with amino-acid sequence MTAINATGDTKHTATTQGTDANTVTNKASTLDKDGFLKLFVAQLTHQDPTSPMDTNDSINQMASFSMVEGMTNMQQTNTKIASSLTTSSAVGLIGRTVSYLDADGNLQTGKVERVSTTKDGQATLTVGGKNGIDASKIAEVSA; translated from the coding sequence ATGACCGCCATCAACGCCACGGGCGACACCAAGCACACGGCCACCACCCAGGGCACCGACGCGAACACCGTCACGAACAAGGCCTCCACGCTCGACAAGGACGGCTTCCTGAAGCTGTTCGTGGCGCAGCTCACGCACCAGGACCCGACGAGCCCGATGGACACGAACGACTCCATCAACCAGATGGCCTCGTTCTCCATGGTCGAGGGCATGACGAACATGCAGCAGACGAACACGAAGATCGCCTCGTCGCTGACGACGTCCTCGGCCGTCGGCCTGATCGGCCGCACGGTCTCCTACCTCGATGCCGACGGCAACCTGCAGACCGGCAAGGTCGAGCGCGTGTCCACCACCAAGGACGGCCAGGCGACCCTGACCGTCGGTGGCAAGAACGGCATCGACGCCTCGAAGATCGCCGAAGTCTCCGCCTAA
- a CDS encoding flagellar hook-length control protein FliK has protein sequence MTTDRPTAQPRAVALPQRASSPLAGRQPDAPADAFSALLGAATPRADDAPRSEPRGRRDDGPRTTRRDDVSRPADAPKDEPKAADAPTEPTTEEPTEPQPRLVTPDLFALPLAGPLATTPALPTTPAAPGVAVDGEGQATPQPTLPTFTPANLALTGQVPASDPATQGEPLTGAPAPAPTPAAGTPGGIPLPFLAGLTPASQADVPAVELPTTPPTPAAPTADASAAPQPDAAWALPQGGEQASSDTPQQQNPQAGSQTAQSTLQAKPADAPAQSTAAQPLTPTAPVAPAPPTSAPVATERAVPLYRAPETAAALIRIAADRGITHAKLHLRPVELGGIEVRLKTTPQGVTAQLVADSAEAAKLLTQAADDLRRDLADRDVNLLSLDVSTQQQFQDQQAGQTQADIFGDDYLPGGARALRFGPQGDAGLAEAPAPADTSLVLPNGVLVDVLA, from the coding sequence ATGACCACAGACCGCCCAACCGCGCAGCCGCGCGCCGTCGCGCTCCCGCAGCGAGCCTCCTCGCCGCTGGCCGGGCGCCAGCCGGATGCTCCGGCCGACGCGTTCTCCGCGCTGCTCGGCGCCGCCACGCCGCGCGCCGACGACGCTCCGCGCTCCGAGCCGCGTGGCCGCCGCGACGACGGCCCGCGCACGACGCGGCGCGACGACGTGAGCAGGCCGGCGGACGCGCCGAAGGACGAGCCGAAGGCCGCCGACGCGCCGACCGAGCCGACCACGGAGGAGCCGACCGAGCCGCAGCCGCGCCTCGTCACCCCGGACCTCTTCGCGCTGCCGCTGGCCGGCCCGCTGGCGACGACCCCCGCGCTGCCGACCACGCCGGCCGCTCCGGGCGTCGCCGTCGACGGTGAGGGGCAGGCCACGCCGCAGCCGACGCTGCCGACGTTCACGCCCGCGAACCTCGCCCTCACCGGGCAGGTGCCCGCCAGCGACCCCGCCACGCAGGGCGAGCCGCTGACCGGCGCGCCCGCCCCGGCGCCCACGCCCGCCGCCGGCACACCTGGTGGCATCCCGCTGCCGTTCCTCGCCGGCCTGACGCCCGCCTCGCAGGCGGACGTCCCCGCGGTCGAGCTGCCCACCACGCCGCCGACCCCGGCCGCCCCGACGGCCGACGCCTCCGCGGCGCCGCAGCCCGACGCCGCCTGGGCGCTGCCGCAGGGCGGCGAGCAGGCCTCGTCCGACACGCCGCAGCAGCAGAACCCGCAGGCCGGCTCGCAGACCGCTCAGAGCACGCTCCAGGCCAAGCCGGCCGACGCGCCCGCCCAGAGCACGGCCGCGCAGCCGCTCACGCCGACCGCCCCGGTCGCTCCGGCCCCGCCGACGAGCGCACCGGTCGCCACCGAGCGTGCCGTGCCGCTGTACCGCGCGCCCGAGACCGCTGCCGCGCTGATCCGCATCGCCGCCGACCGCGGCATCACGCACGCGAAGCTGCACCTGCGTCCGGTCGAGCTCGGCGGCATCGAGGTGCGCCTGAAGACGACGCCGCAGGGCGTCACGGCGCAGCTCGTGGCCGACTCCGCCGAGGCGGCGAAGCTGCTCACGCAGGCCGCCGACGACCTGCGCCGGGACCTCGCCGACCGCGACGTGAACCTGCTCTCGCTCGACGTCTCGACGCAGCAGCAGTTCCAGGACCAGCAGGCCGGCCAGACCCAGGCCGACATCTTCGGCGACGACTACCTGCCGGGCGGCGCGCGTGCGCTGCGCTTTGGTCCGCAGGGTGACGCAGGGCTCGCGGAAGCCCCTGCACCTGCCGACACGTCTCTTGTCCTCCCCAACGGCGTGCTCGTCGACGTCCTTGCCTGA
- a CDS encoding lytic transglycosylase domain-containing protein, with protein MSIEVAISRMSQIQAMLAAQTPMAVPPAAKPAAFSNALANAQGTATAPANTNFAALASAAPTTATPPTGPSELPAGTPYAAEITAAAKANGVDPALLAGLVKQESGFNPTAGSPVGARGLTQLMPATAAGLGVKNVLDPVENLNGGAKYLKQQLDAFGGDVAKALAAYNAGPGAVKRFGGIPPYAETQNYVRIVQQNAASLRTPSSAAPAAAPTPSVTPYSSSNQPSEI; from the coding sequence ATGAGCATCGAAGTCGCGATCAGCCGCATGAGCCAGATCCAGGCCATGCTCGCGGCCCAGACCCCGATGGCCGTGCCGCCGGCGGCCAAGCCCGCCGCGTTCTCGAACGCGCTGGCGAACGCGCAAGGCACCGCCACCGCCCCGGCCAACACGAACTTCGCCGCGCTGGCGTCGGCGGCCCCGACGACCGCGACTCCCCCGACGGGCCCCTCCGAGCTGCCGGCCGGCACGCCGTACGCGGCCGAGATCACCGCCGCGGCCAAGGCCAACGGCGTCGACCCCGCGCTGCTCGCCGGGCTCGTCAAGCAGGAGTCCGGCTTCAACCCGACCGCCGGTTCGCCCGTGGGCGCCCGCGGCCTGACGCAGCTGATGCCCGCGACCGCGGCCGGCCTGGGCGTCAAGAACGTGCTCGACCCGGTCGAGAACCTCAACGGCGGCGCCAAGTACCTCAAGCAGCAGCTCGACGCGTTCGGCGGCGACGTCGCCAAGGCGCTGGCCGCCTACAACGCCGGGCCCGGCGCGGTGAAGCGCTTCGGCGGCATCCCGCCGTACGCCGAGACCCAGAACTACGTCCGCATCGTGCAGCAGAACGCCGCGTCGCTGCGCACCCCCTCCTCCGCTGCCCCGGCAGCCGCTCCGACTCCGTCCGTCACGCCGTACTCCTCCTCCAACCAGCCCTCCGAGATCTGA
- the fliJ gene encoding flagellar export protein FliJ, giving the protein METPSFTFRLERVRDIRERAEERAREALTQEIRHRDEGQTLFDEARAEVHKACDLNRAAVAGGQLTSAVNLRAIQSYVERTEQLRSSAELELSRREAEVQAKREHLAAAARDRQAIDKLKERQLAEHNAEWARKNQNTLDELALAVHRRGALAA; this is encoded by the coding sequence GTGGAGACTCCCTCCTTCACGTTCCGGCTCGAACGGGTCCGGGACATCCGAGAGCGCGCCGAAGAGCGGGCGCGCGAAGCCTTGACGCAGGAGATCCGCCACCGCGACGAGGGGCAGACGCTCTTCGACGAGGCCCGCGCGGAGGTCCACAAGGCGTGCGACCTCAACCGCGCGGCCGTCGCCGGCGGCCAGCTCACCTCCGCGGTGAACCTGCGCGCCATCCAGAGCTACGTCGAGCGCACGGAGCAGCTGCGCAGCAGCGCCGAGCTCGAGCTGTCCCGCCGCGAGGCGGAGGTGCAGGCCAAGCGCGAGCACCTCGCCGCGGCCGCCCGCGACCGCCAGGCCATCGACAAGCTCAAGGAGCGTCAGCTCGCCGAGCACAACGCCGAGTGGGCGCGCAAGAACCAGAACACGCTCGACGAGCTCGCGCTCGCCGTCCACCGCCGAGGAGCCCTCGCCGCATGA
- a CDS encoding RNA polymerase sigma factor, whose amino-acid sequence MSTEEHAVQDAVAGWKVRVGRPLSARGEATLVRAAQGGSAEAVDELFRRHWGAAHRAAWLIVRDASAAEDIAQEAFLSALRSLDRFDRRRPLGPWLHRIVVNRAIDWSRARALRPETSADAVLEPVAQEPDGGVGEDVVAALAALGPEQRAVVVLRHLLGYTPGEIATMLELPRGTVNSRLRRALDALAVALGEDRR is encoded by the coding sequence GTGTCGACCGAGGAGCACGCCGTGCAGGACGCCGTCGCCGGCTGGAAGGTGCGCGTGGGGCGTCCCCTGAGCGCCCGCGGCGAGGCGACGCTCGTGCGGGCGGCGCAGGGCGGCTCGGCGGAGGCGGTCGACGAGCTGTTCCGGCGCCACTGGGGCGCGGCGCACCGCGCGGCGTGGCTCATCGTGCGTGACGCGTCCGCCGCGGAGGACATCGCCCAGGAGGCGTTCCTGTCCGCGCTGCGGTCGTTGGACCGGTTCGACCGGCGGCGGCCGCTGGGGCCGTGGTTGCACCGGATCGTCGTCAACCGCGCGATCGACTGGTCGCGCGCGCGGGCCCTGCGGCCGGAGACCTCCGCCGACGCCGTGCTCGAGCCGGTCGCGCAGGAGCCGGACGGCGGCGTCGGGGAGGACGTCGTGGCCGCGCTGGCGGCGCTCGGCCCGGAGCAGCGCGCGGTCGTCGTGCTTCGGCACCTGCTCGGCTACACGCCGGGCGAGATCGCGACGATGCTCGAGCTGCCGCGCGGCACCGTCAACTCGCGCCTGCGCCGGGCGCTCGACGCGCTGGCGGTCGCGCTCGGGGAGGACCGGCGATGA
- a CDS encoding OsmC family protein: MAQMISTIRNGVDTQQLFATIDAIRADPALGAFTFRTTNRWINGAHNRSRMQGFHGAGREDVSRREAFVVDAGEPTVLLGTDTGPSAIEYLLHAVAACLTTTIAYCAAARKIRLTEIESRVEADMDVRGCFGVDDGIRNGSSQIRVTLRVTGDASDERLRALVQHAQDRSAVLDMITNGVPVVVESVTE, from the coding sequence ATGGCGCAGATGATCTCCACGATCCGCAACGGCGTCGACACGCAGCAGCTGTTCGCCACGATCGACGCGATCCGCGCGGACCCGGCGCTCGGCGCGTTCACCTTCCGCACGACGAACCGCTGGATCAACGGCGCCCACAACCGCTCGCGCATGCAGGGCTTCCACGGCGCCGGCCGGGAGGACGTCAGCCGCCGGGAGGCGTTCGTCGTCGACGCGGGCGAGCCGACCGTGCTGCTGGGCACCGACACCGGGCCGAGCGCGATCGAGTACCTGCTGCATGCGGTCGCGGCGTGCCTGACGACCACGATCGCCTACTGCGCCGCCGCCCGCAAGATCCGCCTGACCGAGATCGAGTCCCGCGTGGAGGCGGACATGGACGTGCGCGGCTGCTTCGGCGTGGACGACGGCATCCGCAACGGCAGCTCGCAGATCCGCGTCACGCTCCGCGTCACCGGTGACGCCTCCGACGAGAGGCTGCGCGCGCTCGTCCAGCACGCGCAGGACCGCTCCGCGGTGCTGGACATGATCACCAACGGCGTGCCCGTCGTCGTCGAGAGCGTCACGGAGTAG